A segment of the Lactobacillus sp. ESL0700 genome:
GGGCCTACAACATTATTAAAATGGCACTTGTACCCACGGGCTTTGCACCAGTAACGGATACCGTCTTTTCGGGCTTATGGCTAATGGCGGCACCACTTGCAATGTACTTTGTCCCGACAATTGGCTCTGGTACAATTGGTGAAGTTTTAGCCTCAATTGTAGAAATGGCAATTGGTGGTCAATGGGGTGCAATAACGGTTATTTCCGGTTTGATTCAAGGAGCAACGAATGAAATCGGCTTTTTCCCGAAAACCGTACGTTATCAAAACTTTTCTTGGAAGAGTGTGATGATTGGTGCCTTCTTTGCCGGATTAGGAATTTTTATTCCGTCATACATTCTTTATGGTTGGGGTAAATTTAATATGACGGTCCAGATTGTCATGTTTATTACCAACATGATTTCAGCGCTTGTCTTTGATGGGGTGTTGGTTAAATTAATCGCTAATCTGTTTGACCGCACGCTAAAGCCACGGCTTGCATAAATCGAGGCCAATCATGTTTACAAGATCATCAAAATGGAATGTTAAAGCTATTATTTTAGTTGCCTTAATTGGGATTTTGATGGGTATCTTTTATACCTATGGCACCAATGGGCTCTATAATTTGGTTAAAATGTTGCTGCTGCCGACGGGGTACGCTCCGGCAACCGACGCCTTTTTTGCGGGGTTATGGTTAATGGCGGCGCCGCTTGCGATGTATTTTGTCCCGACAACTGGCTCGGGATTAGTGGGCGAATTGCTGGCTTCAATCGTGGAGATGGCTTGTGGCGGCCAGTGGGGCGTCACCACTGTGGTTTCTGGTTTAATGCAGGGCTTAACGAATGAAATTGGCTTTTTCCCGAAAAAATCTCGCTACCAAAGATTTTCTTGGCGCAGCGTTTTGACAGGTGCCTTTTTTGCTAGCTTTGGCTTTTTTATACCGTGCTATCTAATGTATGGCTGGTATAAATTTGCGGTTAAGGTGCAGATTGTGATGTTCTTTGTCAGTATCATCTCGTCAGTTTTATTTGACGGGGTGTTAGTTAAGCTGATTACTAACTTGTTTGATCGGGCGTTAAAGCCAAAAATAGAATAATTTTAAATAAATAAAAAGGTCGAGGATAATTTCCTCGGCCTTTTTAATTGGTTACTTCTTTTCGTAAAATTGCGTGGACTTTAGTGGTTAACATGTCAATCGCAACATCATTTGCGCCGCCTTCGGGAACAATGATGTCGGCGTAACGCTTGGTTGGCTCAATGAACTGATGATACATTGGCTTAACTGTGCTTAAGTATTGGCTAATTACGGAGTCAATTGAACGGCCACGTTCATTAATGTCGCGTTCAAGTCGTCTGATGAAGCGGATGTCGTCATCGGTATCAACATAGACCTTAATGTCCATTAAGTTCCGAATTTCTTCGCTTCCTAAAACCAAAATTCCTTCAAGAATGATGATGTCAGCAGGTTCAATATGAATAGTTTCACTGCTTCTTGTGTGTTCTTTAAAGTCATAAACTGGCATTTCAATTGGCTTGTAGTTAAGTAAGTCGTTGATTTGTGCTTTAAGCAAGGGAATATCGAACGCATCGGGATGGTCATAATTAATTTTCATCCGCTCGCTCATCGGAATACCGGTATTATCCTTGTAGTATGAATCCTGCGTCATGATTAGGACGTGTTCATTTTCCTGCATTTGGTCAACAATTTTATGGGCAATCGTTGTTTTTCCACTGCCCGAGCCGCCGGTAATCCCAATTACGACGGGTTTTTCAAGTTTAGACATTCAGACTCTCCTTTTTTATCACATAACATTCTACTTTAGTTTGGGTTGAAATACCACTGATAAAGTGATAAATAACAGATTTTAAATTAAAATAACCGATTTCGCCTTGAACAGTTTTTGTAAAACCGCTAACATAATTGTGAAATGAATTTACGGAGCAAGTGGTATGAATATTAAAGCGAAAATATTATCTTTAATTAAGGAAAATAATCAATCTGAAGGACACTTTTTATCAACTAGTGACTTGGCAAATAAATTAAATGTTAAAAGAAATACGGTCAGTCATTATCTTAATCAATTGGTAAAAGAAAATCAGATTATTAAAATTAACACTCGGCCTGTGATTTTTGTAGATCGCTCTAGTGTCGGGCAAGACAGCGATCAGCCATTAAAGCAGGAATATGCAAGTATTGCCGAATTGAAGCAGAGCCTTTCTGGTTCCGATACTTTTAAAAGTGTGATTGGTCATGACCAGTCACTTTATAGCCAGATTAGAAAGCTAAAGGCAGCAGCGTCTTATCCTGGGAGGTTGCCAATTCTAATTAATGGTCAAACAGGAACGGGTAAAAGCTACATTGCGCGAAAGTTTTTTGATTATTGTGTAGAGAAGGGATATATTGCCGCACAAGGAAAATTTGTTAGTTTTAACTGTGCGGAATACGCGGATAATCCGGAATTATTGACCAGTACATTATTTGGTTATGCCAAAGGAGCATTCACCGGTGCGGACGAAGCCCATAAAGGATTGTTTGATGAGGCCGATAATGGCATGCTGTTTTTGGATGAGGTTCACAGGCTAGATCCTAAGGGCCAGGAAAAATTATTTTCTTATCTTGATACAGGAACAGTCTCCTCATTAGGTGAAGCCGCGGAAAAAAGACAGGTAAACGTGCGCTTAATTTGTGCTACTACCGAAGATATTCAGAGTAGCTTTTTATCGACTTTTATTCGCCGGATTCCAGTTCAGATTACGATGCCACCGTTGAAAGAAAGGACTTCCAACGAAATTCGTTCGTTGATAATTTACTTTTATATCCAACATGCCAAGAAAATTGGGCGAAGTTTACAAATTAATAATCAAGTCTTTGCGACGCTGATGAACATGGATTTCAAAAGTAACATTGGCCAACTGAAAAATGCTGTTTTATTGTCTGTGGCTAGTGCTTTGGGCGAAGCTGACTCAGCTGGCACAGTGCAAGTTAAACTCGGAGATCTTCCGCAAGATATTTTGCTTTCTGAGGTTAATTTGGATAAGCAGGGGATGTCACAATCGCAGAGTGATATTGTCATTAACTCGGAAAGTAAATTAACCGATTTTATAAATAACCGCCAAAGCATTAACTATATTAAGCAAACTTTTGAAAATATTTTTTCTATGTATGAGCAGGAGGATTTTTCCTCTTTTCAAATTAAGGCTTTTTCTAAAGTTAATGCCTTGTGTGATTACTTAGTTTTTAAAAAAGATATTTTAGATATTGGCGAATTGCCCTTGGATTTTATTAAAAAATCACTTAATAGTGAAATAGGATACCTGCAGGACGACTTGCGCAATGACTTTAATGGCAATCTTATTGTTGCCATTTCGTATTATTTTTATTTTAGACAAGAGAATTGCTGGTCTGTTTCACCACATGAGGGGCAACTGGCAACCGAGATAATTACTAAAATGAATGAAAGTAATTATACGGCTCAGGTTGTTCAAACGGTTATTAACGTTGTAAGTAAAATGCTAAATTTGCATACTGATGAAATCGATAATCTTTTTCTGACGATTTATCTTAGTGGCGTACAACGTAAGAAAAATTCTGGCTTGATACATTGTATTTTGCTAGCTCATGGCTATTCAACTGCTAGTAGTATTGCGGATACAGTTAATAAAATTGCTGGTGAACCGCTTTTGGATGCTTTTGACATGCCGATAGATATTCAAACAGAAGATATTGCTCAAAAGGTGTCGAATTATATTCATGTTCGGCACGTAACTAATGGCTTAATCTTAATGGCAGACATGGGATCTTTGGAAAAAATTCCAGAATTACTCAAAAAAGATTTGAACTTTCCTGTGGTTATTTTTAATAATGTTTCTACTCAATTGGCACTGTTTGTTGCAAGTTATGTTAAAGAGCGTCGGCCAATTGACACGATTGTACAGAAGATGGACAAAGTAATTCATAATGATTATCGAATTGTTTATCCCAAGATGGTTAAGCAAAATGTGATTATTGTTTGTTGCTCAACTGGTGTGGGGACAGCAAATAAGATAAAGGAAATGATTCAGGAAAGTTTGCCAAAAGACGTTGATATTAAGATTATGGCATGTTCGTATGAATGGCTAAAAATTGAGGATCAGGAAAGTGCAATTAAAAGAAAATATAATGTTTTAGTTGTGATTGGGACAATTGATCCTAAATATAGCAGTGTCCCATTTATTTCCTTAGATCAATTAGTTAATGGCTCCAAAATCAGTTTGCTGCAAGGTACGTTAAAAGATAGCCTGAGTGTAGATGATTTATACAGATTTAATGATTTGATTTTGAAAAACTTCAGTATTGAAAGGGTAATTAATTCATTAACAATACTAGATACAAAAGAAGTAATTAAAAATATTGACTTGTGTATCAAGAAAATAGATGAGTATCTGGACACGAGATTGCCTAACCAAACAATTATGGCATTGTATGTACATATCAGCTGTATGATTGAAAGAATAATTCGTAATCAGGTTTTAGAAATCGAGCCGATAGATTTTAAGATAGATAAGAATAGTCAGGACAATTTTAACTATATCAAGAAGGCTTTGCATTTACTTGAGCAAGTTTATAATATTAAGATTCCACTTGTGGAAGTTGAGTATATTTATGAATTGATTTTTAAGACTAAAAATAATCAGCTAGACTACACAAAAGATGATGATTTTTGACAGTAACTTTTCAAATAAAATAGTGTCAAATTCTATCTAAAAAGTACAAAATAATTTATTAAAAGCGCAATCATAATCATGATTGCGCTTTTTTGACAGAAACTTGGCACGAAAATTGCTTATATATGTTTGAAGTGCGAATTTAATAATTTTAAGGGAGGAATTACTTTGATTAGACTTATGCGAGTAGATCATCGGTTATTACATGGTCAAGTTGCCTTTTCATGGACACAAGAGCTAGGTGTTAACTGCATTTTGATCGCGAATGATGATGTGCCAAATAATGATATTCGTAAGACAGCGATGAAATTAGCTAAACCACAGGGTGTCAAGCTAGTAATTAAAAATATTGAGAACTCTATCAAGGCTCTGCAAAGTGGCGTTACGGATAAGTATAAATTGTTTATTGTTGTTGAGTCAGTAGCGGACGCATATGCGTTAGCGACAGCATACCCCAAAATAAAACAAATTAATTTGGGTGGCACTAAGCCGGCTGATGGAACAAAACAAATCAGTAAGGCAGTTAATCTTACTCCAGACGATGAAAGTAAATTAAACGAACTTATTGAGAAGGGTTGTGAAGTTGAAATCAGACAAGTTCCTAATGATAAAAAAGTTTTCTTCAAGGATATTGAATAGGCATGACTTATGAACAATAAAATTAGTAAGACCCGATTATCAGCGATGAATTACTACTATCGCAACTTTTCGTTGGATTATTTTTTAGACTCAGTTAGTCAAGATGGGTTAACAAATATTGAATTATGGACTAGTCCGCAACATTTTTGGATTGAAAAAGATGGTCACCAAGATGTTAAGGAATTAAAAAGAAAAGTAGCAGCTCATCATTTGCAAATTATTTGTTTAACACCGCAGCAGAGTAATCCTAATCCGTATAACTTAGCGGCCAAGGACGAGAGATTGCGCAAAGGCTCATTTGGCTATTTTAAAAATCTAATTGATAGTGCAGCAGAGTTAAATGTACATCTAGTTGCTCTTAACTCTGGCTGGGATTTTTATGATGAAAATCCTGCTGAAGCTTGGGATAGATCAGTTGCAATGCTCAAGATGGTTGCTGACTATGCGAAGGATCGTGAAGTTAAAATTGCCATTGAAGCGTTACAACCAGATGAATCGCATCTAGTGAATTCGATTGTTGATTTAAAGCATTATCTAAAAGATGTAGGTAGAGATAATGTTGGCGTCAACTTGGATTTAGGTGCCATGGCTAGGAA
Coding sequences within it:
- a CDS encoding ECF transporter S component, translating into MFTRSSKWNVKAIILVALIGILMGIFYTYGTNGLYNLVKMLLLPTGYAPATDAFFAGLWLMAAPLAMYFVPTTGSGLVGELLASIVEMACGGQWGVTTVVSGLMQGLTNEIGFFPKKSRYQRFSWRSVLTGAFFASFGFFIPCYLMYGWYKFAVKVQIVMFFVSIISSVLFDGVLVKLITNLFDRALKPKIE
- a CDS encoding sugar phosphate isomerase/epimerase family protein, which translates into the protein MNNKISKTRLSAMNYYYRNFSLDYFLDSVSQDGLTNIELWTSPQHFWIEKDGHQDVKELKRKVAAHHLQIICLTPQQSNPNPYNLAAKDERLRKGSFGYFKNLIDSAAELNVHLVALNSGWDFYDENPAEAWDRSVAMLKMVADYAKDREVKIAIEALQPDESHLVNSIVDLKHYLKDVGRDNVGVNLDLGAMARNYETIAQYFESLGEKIIHCHFVDGNPVGHRCWGEGERNPGEDFNVFNYYGYQGYFTFEFGQSKYFLNPAETERKALRFLNPFLK
- a CDS encoding ECF transporter S component, with the protein product MFTRSSKWNVKSVILVALIGIIMGVIYTYGFNWAYNIIKMALVPTGFAPVTDTVFSGLWLMAAPLAMYFVPTIGSGTIGEVLASIVEMAIGGQWGAITVISGLIQGATNEIGFFPKTVRYQNFSWKSVMIGAFFAGLGIFIPSYILYGWGKFNMTVQIVMFITNMISALVFDGVLVKLIANLFDRTLKPRLA
- the udk gene encoding uridine kinase, which encodes MSKLEKPVVIGITGGSGSGKTTIAHKIVDQMQENEHVLIMTQDSYYKDNTGIPMSERMKINYDHPDAFDIPLLKAQINDLLNYKPIEMPVYDFKEHTRSSETIHIEPADIIILEGILVLGSEEIRNLMDIKVYVDTDDDIRFIRRLERDINERGRSIDSVISQYLSTVKPMYHQFIEPTKRYADIIVPEGGANDVAIDMLTTKVHAILRKEVTN
- a CDS encoding PTS sugar transporter subunit IIB, with product MIRLMRVDHRLLHGQVAFSWTQELGVNCILIANDDVPNNDIRKTAMKLAKPQGVKLVIKNIENSIKALQSGVTDKYKLFIVVESVADAYALATAYPKIKQINLGGTKPADGTKQISKAVNLTPDDESKLNELIEKGCEVEIRQVPNDKKVFFKDIE
- a CDS encoding sigma 54-interacting transcriptional regulator; the encoded protein is MNIKAKILSLIKENNQSEGHFLSTSDLANKLNVKRNTVSHYLNQLVKENQIIKINTRPVIFVDRSSVGQDSDQPLKQEYASIAELKQSLSGSDTFKSVIGHDQSLYSQIRKLKAAASYPGRLPILINGQTGTGKSYIARKFFDYCVEKGYIAAQGKFVSFNCAEYADNPELLTSTLFGYAKGAFTGADEAHKGLFDEADNGMLFLDEVHRLDPKGQEKLFSYLDTGTVSSLGEAAEKRQVNVRLICATTEDIQSSFLSTFIRRIPVQITMPPLKERTSNEIRSLIIYFYIQHAKKIGRSLQINNQVFATLMNMDFKSNIGQLKNAVLLSVASALGEADSAGTVQVKLGDLPQDILLSEVNLDKQGMSQSQSDIVINSESKLTDFINNRQSINYIKQTFENIFSMYEQEDFSSFQIKAFSKVNALCDYLVFKKDILDIGELPLDFIKKSLNSEIGYLQDDLRNDFNGNLIVAISYYFYFRQENCWSVSPHEGQLATEIITKMNESNYTAQVVQTVINVVSKMLNLHTDEIDNLFLTIYLSGVQRKKNSGLIHCILLAHGYSTASSIADTVNKIAGEPLLDAFDMPIDIQTEDIAQKVSNYIHVRHVTNGLILMADMGSLEKIPELLKKDLNFPVVIFNNVSTQLALFVASYVKERRPIDTIVQKMDKVIHNDYRIVYPKMVKQNVIIVCCSTGVGTANKIKEMIQESLPKDVDIKIMACSYEWLKIEDQESAIKRKYNVLVVIGTIDPKYSSVPFISLDQLVNGSKISLLQGTLKDSLSVDDLYRFNDLILKNFSIERVINSLTILDTKEVIKNIDLCIKKIDEYLDTRLPNQTIMALYVHISCMIERIIRNQVLEIEPIDFKIDKNSQDNFNYIKKALHLLEQVYNIKIPLVEVEYIYELIFKTKNNQLDYTKDDDF